From Echinicola jeungdonensis, the proteins below share one genomic window:
- a CDS encoding response regulator, giving the protein MINKKVLIVDDNDLNRKVFENIIRHNYQFDSAENGKEAINKIKKSSFDLILMDIQMPEMDGITALKVIKEEKLTDSPIIAVSAYSHQNDREYFLATGFDDFIPKPVKPKELLNCIYHQFRNHENIQNQPEELDENFILDEKVLNQLKKYNSRENISTVYEDFIKEAQDLTDEIKLLIERKQFLDIGQKLHILKGNAGTLGAMRLFFHASHFESKIKAAKFEEILEDYITLQKQINTFRDFLNNTII; this is encoded by the coding sequence ATGATAAACAAAAAGGTATTAATTGTGGATGACAACGACCTCAACAGGAAAGTTTTTGAAAATATCATCCGCCACAATTACCAGTTTGATTCAGCAGAAAATGGAAAGGAGGCAATCAATAAAATAAAAAAAAGCTCATTTGACCTTATCCTTATGGATATCCAAATGCCAGAAATGGACGGAATCACTGCCCTCAAGGTAATTAAGGAGGAAAAGTTAACCGACTCCCCCATTATTGCAGTTTCTGCTTATTCCCACCAAAATGACAGGGAATACTTCTTGGCCACAGGCTTTGATGATTTTATCCCCAAGCCGGTCAAACCTAAAGAACTCCTTAACTGTATTTATCACCAATTCCGCAATCACGAAAACATTCAGAACCAACCTGAAGAACTTGATGAAAATTTTATTTTGGACGAAAAAGTCCTCAACCAGTTAAAAAAATATAATTCCAGAGAAAACATTTCCACCGTATATGAAGATTTTATAAAAGAAGCTCAAGACTTAACTGATGAGATCAAATTGCTGATCGAAAGAAAACAGTTTCTTGATATTGGCCAAAAACTTCATATATTAAAGGGAAATGCAGGTACACTGGGAGCAATGCGTTTATTTTTCCATGCTTCCCACTTCGAATCCAAAATAAAAGCAGCAAAGTTTGAAGAAATTTTAGAGGATTATATAACATTGCAAAAGCAAATAAATACTTTCAGGGATTTCCTTAATAATACAATCATTTGA
- the miaA gene encoding tRNA (adenosine(37)-N6)-dimethylallyltransferase MiaA produces MVQKNKYLLVIAGPTAVGKTALCINLAKKFNTVIISSDSRQFFREMELGTAKPSQEELGLVPHYFINQLSIHDHYDVRDFEKEALHLLDQLFQEHDLIIMTGGSGLYFDAVCEGFDDIPSIDPEIRKYLNQLYEEMGIEAIQKKLSQLDPDYYAQVDKNNPQRLIRGCEVTMGTGKPFSIYRKKKKANRPFKIIKVGLERDRAELYERINWRMEEMIKAGLFEEAERLFPFKHLNALQTVGYSEIFGYLEGNYDREEAIRLLKRNSRRYAKRQMTWFRRDENMHWFHPQQIDQIASFVEDQMEV; encoded by the coding sequence TTGGTACAAAAAAATAAATATTTACTGGTTATTGCTGGCCCAACAGCGGTGGGAAAAACAGCTTTATGCATAAATCTAGCGAAAAAATTTAATACTGTAATTATTTCATCTGACAGTAGGCAGTTTTTTAGAGAAATGGAACTGGGGACAGCTAAACCCTCCCAGGAGGAATTGGGACTTGTCCCTCATTATTTTATTAACCAACTGTCAATTCATGATCATTATGATGTACGGGATTTTGAAAAGGAGGCCCTCCATCTTTTGGACCAACTTTTTCAGGAACATGATTTAATCATTATGACCGGTGGTTCCGGCTTATATTTTGATGCGGTTTGTGAAGGTTTTGATGATATTCCGTCAATTGACCCAGAAATCAGGAAATATCTTAATCAGCTGTATGAGGAAATGGGGATTGAGGCTATCCAAAAGAAATTGTCACAATTGGATCCGGATTATTATGCTCAAGTGGACAAAAACAACCCTCAGCGGCTGATTCGTGGTTGTGAGGTGACCATGGGAACTGGTAAGCCTTTTAGTATTTATAGAAAAAAGAAAAAGGCAAATAGGCCATTTAAGATAATAAAAGTTGGTTTGGAAAGGGACAGAGCTGAATTGTATGAGCGGATCAATTGGAGGATGGAGGAAATGATCAAAGCGGGCCTTTTTGAGGAAGCTGAAAGATTGTTTCCCTTTAAACACCTAAATGCCCTTCAAACAGTGGGGTATTCAGAGATTTTTGGATACTTGGAAGGTAATTATGACAGGGAAGAGGCTATTAGACTTTTGAAAAGGAATTCCCGGAGATATGCAAAAAGGCAAATGACCTGGTTTAGAAGGGATGAAAATATGCACTGGTTCCATCCACAGCAAATCGACCAGATAGCCTCTTTTGTTGAAGATCAAATGGAAGTATGA
- the pfkA gene encoding 6-phosphofructokinase: protein MKKIAVLTSGGDAPGMNACLRAVVRTGIYHGLEVYGIMYGYDGMIKGEIHKMESHSVSNIVQRGGTILKSARSNEFRTKEGRQKAYEQIKKHGIEGLVAIGGDGTFTGAKIFFEEFGIPTIGCPGTIDNDIYGTDYTIGFDTAINTALEAIDKIRDTAAAHDRIFFIEVMGRDSGYIAVECGIGGGAEMVMVPETKTTLNEVVEKLKGLRKSKTSSVVVVAEGDEEGSAAEIMEKVKNTIKDDTKDFKVTTLGHIQRGGSPTGKDRMLASRCGMAAVDGLLSGEANCMAGIIHDEIVYTKFEDCISKNKPLNEDTLKLIEILSI, encoded by the coding sequence ATGAAAAAAATTGCAGTACTAACTTCAGGAGGAGATGCTCCAGGAATGAACGCTTGTCTTAGGGCAGTTGTCAGAACAGGTATTTACCATGGACTTGAGGTATATGGTATTATGTACGGTTATGATGGCATGATCAAAGGAGAAATTCATAAAATGGAATCCCATTCCGTTAGTAACATTGTACAGCGGGGCGGAACCATTTTAAAATCTGCCAGAAGTAATGAATTCCGGACCAAGGAGGGCAGACAAAAAGCCTATGAACAAATAAAAAAGCACGGCATTGAAGGCCTGGTAGCCATAGGAGGTGACGGTACTTTTACCGGAGCCAAAATTTTCTTTGAGGAATTCGGTATTCCTACCATCGGTTGCCCGGGTACTATTGATAATGATATTTACGGAACTGATTATACGATCGGTTTTGATACAGCTATCAATACAGCTTTGGAAGCTATTGATAAAATCCGGGACACTGCAGCAGCCCATGACAGAATCTTCTTTATCGAGGTAATGGGAAGAGACAGTGGATACATTGCGGTAGAATGTGGCATTGGGGGTGGTGCTGAAATGGTCATGGTGCCTGAGACCAAAACCACCTTGAATGAAGTGGTAGAAAAACTGAAAGGTTTGAGAAAAAGCAAAACCTCAAGTGTGGTAGTTGTAGCAGAAGGGGATGAAGAAGGAAGTGCCGCTGAAATCATGGAAAAGGTTAAGAATACCATTAAAGATGACACCAAGGATTTCAAAGTAACCACCTTAGGCCATATTCAAAGAGGAGGAAGTCCAACAGGAAAAGATAGAATGTTGGCCAGTAGATGTGGAATGGCTGCAGTGGATGGTTTATTGTCTGGTGAAGCCAACTGCATGGCTGGAATTATCCACGACGAGATTGTTTACACCAAGTTTGAGGATTGCATCTCCAAAAACAAACCCCTAAACGAGGACACTCTTAAACTAATTGAAATCCTAAGTATTTAA
- a CDS encoding gliding motility-associated C-terminal domain-containing protein gives MKKSLLFSIIGIFLYTKLFSFPDFQEPGLPPAITLSTKISTFEVGKGPVSIDSEIVVTDEDSEVASRAKIRLTNRPDGGNEFINISPEIINLADENGLDLTYSFTTGQIEIIGEAGFDLYQQIFRQFKYNNLSDFPDNSDRLVDFTIYDLEGTESVTKSKIVKVKNVTAVILNIEVPEEGSFKTGDQIEISLEFNQPVFVENGIPQLLFNLDGDEALFDYKSGSGSNQLVFQYTVNEGDFYIGAEVEVPEFILGESTIRDANEENADLSINSFPSLEGILLDGINPYVAQIDLPEMREYGLCEGDSLVFGLKMNEEVSITGESLVLQIAFESGVVEALYNPEKSNNEVLVFQYKVQPGDRDLDGPVINSLVLNGTIIQDGVGNAFVDSAFSNSEIPTTAGILIDTEAPPAPTLGGVNPDTGSLDNDGLSNTNEITLVGESNPKSMIKVFVDGDQVGTVEADENGQWEMDLSSLELEEGKYSLTATATDKNCNESEQSAPFNLELDLTAPEVITQNITLDLSPEGTVSLMSSQINNGTSDNVSEPEALTYSINKESFNCEDKGDQEVELKAVDEAGNEGTNTAVVTVQNTNAPTFGVQNVTIALNEEGAAELSPKAVYNEVSSVCYSLEQLEFELDRSSFGCNDLGDNSLTLTVTDPDGNSTSHDFVLTVEDNIAPGISGTPEEMEVFGGISGEYEVPDFLADMEATDNCSVQEFKQTPEPGTLLSGYNEPHTISFIATDASGNEVESSTTVVIKSNVVAEVTDPELISVDWGTPWEDLDLPEEMEISLTSGEPMTVQVLWEPQEFEPKDPGAYQNTGTLELPEGYLNPENIGPTISILVGDKLPPEYISLSNYFISVESEVNDLVGEFTTQDPMDDEHTYMFHGEGEDNQYFKISGDNLYWNTSEILPNKEEFNIKVTSTDVEGNSVTAVFVIHRTKPGLEEMEIPNVFSPNNDGINDEWGVKTLNHYSGVKIMVFEKSGRLLFSSTDPMVRWDGKFNGRDVPEGSYFYAIEIAESGERRRGVLTLLRN, from the coding sequence ATGAAAAAAAGTTTACTGTTTAGTATTATTGGGATTTTCCTTTATACCAAATTATTTTCTTTCCCAGATTTTCAGGAACCAGGGCTTCCTCCCGCAATTACCCTTTCAACAAAGATTTCCACCTTTGAAGTAGGAAAGGGACCTGTAAGTATTGACTCAGAAATAGTGGTAACTGATGAGGATTCGGAAGTGGCTTCAAGAGCTAAAATAAGGTTGACCAACAGGCCAGATGGTGGAAATGAATTTATCAATATTAGTCCGGAAATCATCAATTTAGCTGATGAGAATGGGTTGGACCTTACTTATAGTTTTACAACCGGGCAAATTGAGATTATTGGCGAAGCAGGATTTGACCTTTACCAACAGATTTTTAGACAATTTAAGTACAATAATCTTTCGGATTTTCCAGATAATTCTGACCGATTGGTTGATTTTACAATTTATGATTTGGAAGGAACTGAAAGCGTAACCAAATCCAAAATTGTAAAAGTTAAAAATGTTACTGCGGTCATTTTAAATATTGAGGTTCCAGAGGAAGGGTCCTTTAAAACAGGGGATCAGATTGAAATTTCTCTAGAGTTTAATCAGCCGGTTTTTGTGGAAAATGGTATTCCTCAATTACTGTTTAATTTGGATGGAGATGAAGCATTGTTTGATTATAAGTCAGGTTCTGGAAGCAATCAGTTAGTTTTTCAATATACCGTAAATGAAGGTGATTTTTATATTGGAGCTGAGGTAGAGGTTCCTGAATTTATATTAGGAGAAAGCACAATTAGAGATGCTAATGAAGAGAATGCGGACTTATCCATTAATTCCTTCCCATCCCTGGAAGGAATACTTTTGGACGGGATTAATCCCTATGTGGCTCAAATTGACCTTCCTGAAATGAGAGAATATGGTTTATGTGAAGGGGATTCTTTGGTTTTTGGGTTGAAAATGAATGAGGAAGTTTCAATTACCGGGGAAAGTTTGGTGTTGCAAATTGCTTTTGAATCTGGAGTTGTTGAGGCTTTATATAATCCAGAAAAAAGTAATAATGAAGTTTTGGTTTTTCAATATAAAGTTCAACCAGGAGATCGGGATTTAGATGGTCCGGTGATCAATTCCTTGGTTTTGAATGGGACCATTATTCAGGATGGGGTTGGAAATGCCTTTGTTGATAGTGCCTTTTCCAATTCGGAAATCCCAACAACTGCAGGTATTCTGATTGATACTGAAGCCCCCCCAGCTCCAACCTTGGGAGGAGTAAATCCTGATACAGGGAGTCTGGATAATGATGGACTTTCCAATACCAATGAAATAACCTTGGTAGGGGAGTCAAACCCTAAATCAATGATTAAGGTGTTTGTTGATGGCGACCAGGTAGGGACCGTTGAAGCGGATGAAAATGGTCAATGGGAGATGGATTTAAGCAGCCTTGAGTTGGAGGAAGGCAAGTATTCATTAACCGCCACTGCAACGGACAAAAATTGTAATGAAAGTGAGCAAAGTGCTCCCTTTAATTTAGAATTGGACTTGACAGCACCAGAAGTAATCACCCAGAATATTACTCTAGACCTTTCACCAGAAGGGACAGTAAGTTTGATGTCCTCTCAAATCAATAATGGAACCTCCGACAATGTAAGCGAACCTGAAGCATTGACTTATTCCATCAACAAGGAAAGTTTTAATTGTGAGGACAAAGGGGATCAGGAAGTGGAGTTGAAAGCAGTAGATGAAGCGGGGAATGAAGGGACCAATACAGCGGTGGTAACCGTACAAAACACTAATGCCCCTACATTTGGAGTCCAAAATGTTACCATAGCCTTGAATGAAGAAGGTGCTGCTGAATTAAGTCCTAAAGCCGTTTACAATGAGGTTTCTAGTGTTTGTTACTCTTTAGAACAGTTGGAGTTTGAATTGGACCGGTCTAGTTTTGGATGTAATGATTTAGGGGATAACTCATTAACGTTGACAGTAACGGATCCTGATGGAAATTCCACATCGCATGATTTTGTATTAACTGTTGAAGATAATATTGCTCCTGGTATAAGCGGAACCCCTGAGGAGATGGAGGTTTTCGGTGGAATATCTGGAGAATATGAAGTGCCTGATTTCTTGGCTGACATGGAAGCAACTGACAACTGTTCGGTACAAGAATTCAAACAAACTCCTGAACCAGGAACACTACTTTCAGGATATAATGAACCCCATACAATTTCCTTTATTGCTACCGATGCCTCCGGAAATGAGGTTGAAAGTTCCACCACTGTAGTGATCAAAAGTAATGTGGTTGCAGAGGTGACTGACCCAGAACTGATTTCAGTTGATTGGGGGACTCCTTGGGAGGATTTGGACCTACCTGAAGAAATGGAAATATCTTTAACATCTGGTGAACCTATGACGGTTCAAGTTCTATGGGAACCTCAGGAATTTGAGCCTAAGGACCCGGGTGCATATCAAAATACAGGAACTTTGGAATTACCAGAGGGCTATTTAAATCCCGAAAATATTGGGCCAACAATTTCAATTTTAGTGGGAGATAAATTACCACCAGAATATATTTCATTAAGCAATTACTTCATTTCAGTAGAATCCGAGGTAAATGATTTGGTTGGAGAATTTACTACTCAGGATCCAATGGATGATGAGCATACTTATATGTTCCATGGGGAAGGTGAGGATAATCAGTATTTTAAAATTTCCGGGGATAACCTTTACTGGAACACTTCCGAGATTCTACCCAATAAGGAGGAATTTAATATTAAGGTTACTAGTACAGATGTGGAAGGAAACTCGGTAACGGCTGTATTTGTCATCCACCGTACCAAACCTGGTTTGGAGGAGATGGAAATTCCAAATGTTTTCAGTCCCAATAATGACGGTATCAATGATGAATGGGGAGTGAAAACCCTGAATCATTATTCCGGAGTTAAAATTATGGTTTTTGAGAAAAGTGGACGCCTTCTGTTTTCTTCAACAGACCCAATGGTTCGTTGGGATGGTAAATTTAATGGAAGGGATGTACCTGAAGGGAGCTACTTTTATGCAATTGAAATTGCAGAATCGGGAGAAAGAAGACGTGGAGTGTTGACTTTATTACGTAATTAA
- a CDS encoding PorP/SprF family type IX secretion system membrane protein, with translation MNKYIPIFLLAFLMSSLPVFGQSRKYITQFSFFPSYFNPSLVGYGGSSVNGIIRNQWGGFDGAPKTMFLNGEIDFDELPGSGFPDNLGRNSIGLNIMHDQQGPFNETGVLLNYGNRLPISNKHHVRMGMGLNFTSLNMDGSSLTPEQSDDPTLNKYLGGFAEMTIFDFNIGMALTHKKYYFAYSMQNVSKGKISSGDPMISERPSISNFQAGYRRSISEKWGLIGNALYRTQVGVPNDFEFNLKALLMDQFWVGAGHRWNNSTHLLAGVSKDRFRVGYVFEIATTSGARMRGSTHEFMASVQLFEDYEKGIFGIW, from the coding sequence ATGAATAAATATATTCCTATTTTTCTATTGGCATTTTTGATGTCTTCATTGCCTGTTTTTGGGCAAAGTAGAAAATACATAACCCAGTTTAGTTTTTTTCCAAGTTACTTTAATCCCAGTCTTGTTGGGTACGGGGGTAGCTCGGTCAATGGAATCATTAGAAACCAATGGGGTGGTTTTGATGGTGCTCCCAAAACAATGTTCCTAAATGGAGAAATTGATTTTGATGAATTACCTGGAAGTGGATTTCCCGATAATTTGGGACGAAATTCCATTGGACTCAATATTATGCATGATCAACAAGGCCCTTTCAATGAAACCGGGGTATTGCTTAATTATGGGAACCGCTTACCCATTTCAAATAAGCACCATGTCAGAATGGGGATGGGACTTAATTTTACCTCTTTGAATATGGATGGAAGTTCCCTAACCCCTGAACAATCGGATGATCCCACACTTAATAAATATTTGGGAGGCTTTGCAGAGATGACAATTTTTGATTTCAATATCGGAATGGCCTTGACCCACAAGAAATATTATTTTGCCTATTCCATGCAAAATGTTAGCAAAGGCAAAATTTCAAGTGGGGATCCAATGATTTCAGAAAGACCTAGTATTTCAAATTTTCAAGCAGGTTACCGTAGATCAATAAGTGAAAAATGGGGCTTGATTGGGAATGCCCTTTACCGGACCCAAGTGGGCGTGCCTAATGACTTTGAGTTTAATTTGAAGGCTTTATTGATGGACCAGTTTTGGGTTGGGGCTGGGCATAGGTGGAATAATTCTACCCATCTCCTGGCTGGTGTATCCAAGGATAGATTCAGGGTTGGATATGTATTTGAAATAGCAACTACTAGTGGTGCCAGAATGAGGGGAAGTACTCATGAGTTTATGGCATCTGTCCAATTGTTTGAGGATTATGAAAAAGGCATTTTTGGAATCTGGTAA
- a CDS encoding NAD-dependent epimerase: MKFLVTGAAGFIGYSLIKQLLEKGESVVGIDSINNYYDVQLKYSRLSGLGICQSQIKPYQEIKSEKFKDFKFIQIKLEDEERLKELFKKEKFEVVLHMAAQAGVRYSITNPKAYIDANISGFLNVLEACRHHPVKHLVYASSSSVYGANTKMPFSTQDNVDHPVSLYAASKKANELMAHTYSYLYGIPSTGLRFFTVYGPWGRPDMALFLFTDAILKGKPIKVFNYGKMKRDFTYIDDIVNGVLKVAHLPPKGIKEQKIGKELATSSNAPYKVYNIGNSQSVLLMDFIKAIEKATGKEAELDMLPMQPGDVAASHADVEDLFEDVGYRPNTPIQQGINAFVEWFREYYKI; encoded by the coding sequence ATGAAATTTTTAGTTACTGGAGCAGCAGGCTTTATTGGATATAGTTTGATAAAGCAACTTCTGGAAAAAGGGGAATCCGTAGTGGGGATAGACAGCATCAATAATTATTATGATGTGCAGTTAAAATATTCCAGGCTTTCCGGATTGGGAATTTGCCAATCCCAAATTAAGCCTTATCAAGAAATAAAGTCGGAAAAATTCAAAGACTTTAAATTCATCCAAATAAAACTGGAGGACGAAGAAAGGCTCAAGGAGTTATTTAAAAAGGAAAAGTTTGAGGTGGTTTTACACATGGCAGCTCAGGCCGGTGTAAGGTATTCCATTACCAATCCCAAAGCCTACATTGATGCCAATATAAGTGGCTTTTTAAATGTTTTGGAGGCATGTAGGCATCATCCCGTGAAGCATTTGGTTTATGCTTCATCAAGTTCGGTCTACGGCGCTAATACCAAGATGCCTTTTTCAACTCAGGACAATGTGGACCATCCGGTAAGTTTATATGCCGCTTCAAAAAAAGCTAATGAATTGATGGCCCATACCTATAGCTACCTTTATGGAATTCCTTCTACGGGCTTACGTTTTTTTACCGTATATGGCCCTTGGGGAAGACCTGATATGGCCCTTTTTCTTTTTACCGATGCAATATTAAAAGGAAAACCTATCAAGGTTTTTAATTATGGCAAAATGAAAAGGGACTTTACCTATATTGATGATATTGTAAATGGTGTTTTGAAAGTTGCGCACTTACCCCCCAAAGGGATAAAAGAACAAAAAATAGGAAAGGAATTAGCGACTTCTTCCAATGCTCCGTATAAAGTATACAATATTGGGAATTCCCAATCTGTTTTATTAATGGATTTTATCAAAGCTATTGAGAAAGCAACCGGGAAAGAAGCGGAATTGGATATGCTCCCTATGCAACCAGGGGATGTGGCCGCTTCTCATGCCGATGTTGAGGACCTTTTCGAAGATGTCGGTTACAGGCCAAATACTCCGATTCAACAAGGGATAAATGCTTTTGTGGAATGGTTTAGGGAATATTATAAAATTTAG
- the rfbB gene encoding dTDP-glucose 4,6-dehydratase gives MKKTILITGGAGFIGSHVVQLFVKKYPYYNIVNLDCLTYAGNLENLQLVENEPNYYFSKVNLLDEEGLKKVFHDFSITDVIHLAAESHVDRSISDPLAFVKTNVLGTVNLLNAAKTYWKELDSHLFYHVSTDEVYGSLGKDGYFMETTAYDPKSPYSASKASSDHFVRAYANTFKINTVISNCSNNYGPNQFPEKLIPLCINNIQHERALPIYGKGENVRDWLYVEDHAQAIDLIFHKGKRGETYNIGGWNEWKNIDIVKLICNIMDKKLGKEPGSSAQLIKFVKDRAGHDLRYAIDATKLQEELGWRPSLQFEEGIEKTIDWYLKNQQWLENVTSGNYKEYYAAHYQSPE, from the coding sequence ATGAAAAAAACAATTTTGATAACCGGTGGCGCCGGTTTTATTGGAAGCCATGTGGTTCAATTATTTGTAAAAAAATATCCTTATTACAATATTGTAAACCTGGATTGCCTGACCTATGCAGGTAATTTGGAAAACCTCCAATTGGTAGAAAATGAACCCAATTACTATTTCTCTAAGGTCAATTTACTTGATGAGGAAGGATTGAAAAAGGTGTTCCATGATTTTTCTATTACGGATGTAATTCATTTGGCGGCAGAATCGCATGTGGATCGGTCCATTTCAGATCCTTTGGCCTTTGTGAAGACCAATGTATTAGGCACAGTAAATCTTCTCAATGCAGCAAAAACATATTGGAAGGAGCTGGACAGCCATTTGTTTTACCATGTTTCTACAGATGAGGTCTATGGATCTTTGGGGAAAGATGGGTACTTTATGGAAACCACCGCTTATGACCCCAAATCTCCATATTCAGCTTCCAAAGCCTCATCAGATCATTTTGTAAGGGCTTACGCCAATACTTTTAAAATAAATACCGTAATAAGCAACTGCTCCAATAATTACGGGCCCAATCAATTCCCTGAGAAGTTAATTCCCCTTTGTATCAACAACATTCAACATGAGAGAGCCTTACCCATCTATGGGAAAGGAGAAAATGTCAGGGATTGGCTATATGTGGAGGATCATGCTCAGGCTATAGATTTAATATTTCACAAAGGGAAAAGAGGAGAGACCTATAATATTGGTGGCTGGAATGAGTGGAAGAATATTGATATTGTAAAACTCATTTGTAATATAATGGACAAAAAGCTTGGTAAGGAGCCGGGAAGTTCTGCTCAGTTGATAAAATTTGTTAAAGACCGGGCTGGCCACGACCTGAGGTATGCAATTGATGCTACCAAACTTCAAGAGGAATTGGGCTGGAGGCCATCTTTGCAGTTTGAAGAGGGAATTGAAAAAACCATTGACTGGTACCTGAAAAATCAGCAATGGTTGGAAAATGTAACCTCCGGCAATTATAAGGAATATTATGCTGCCCATTATCAATCCCCAGAATAA
- a CDS encoding polysaccharide biosynthesis/export family protein, with protein sequence MKRSFWGLILPILLVSCISNKRINYLQNLPGNDPIELNEFVPYAEVDYEYVLQPFDIIDIDFASSNEELTKVFEYQGSRSARGGGGGGSGSGDMFYFTGYSIDKDGMVRIPKLGLIKVAGLTEEDARIKVERKINEYFKEKVFVRLRTGGIRFTTLGEFGSSGTKVILKNRATIFDALAMSGESNILAKKNELYLIRQYDGGVKIHQINLNDRALLASPYFFIQPNDILYLKPMKIRQVGNANNVSSSLQLGLGFIGSILFLLALIQN encoded by the coding sequence ATGAAGCGAAGTTTTTGGGGCTTGATACTGCCAATATTATTGGTGTCTTGTATTAGCAATAAGCGAATCAATTATTTACAAAACCTCCCAGGAAATGACCCTATAGAGTTAAATGAGTTTGTTCCCTATGCCGAGGTGGATTATGAGTATGTCCTACAACCATTTGATATTATAGACATCGATTTTGCTTCTTCGAATGAAGAGTTGACCAAGGTTTTTGAATATCAGGGTTCTAGAAGTGCCAGAGGGGGAGGAGGCGGAGGATCCGGATCAGGGGATATGTTTTATTTTACAGGATATTCCATTGATAAGGATGGGATGGTTAGGATTCCAAAATTGGGATTGATAAAAGTTGCAGGGTTGACTGAGGAGGATGCTAGGATAAAGGTTGAAAGGAAAATTAATGAGTATTTTAAAGAAAAAGTTTTTGTCCGCCTTAGGACCGGAGGGATAAGGTTTACAACCTTGGGAGAGTTTGGAAGCTCCGGAACAAAAGTAATCTTAAAAAACAGGGCAACAATTTTTGATGCTTTGGCCATGTCTGGGGAAAGTAATATCCTGGCCAAGAAGAATGAATTGTATTTGATTCGTCAATATGACGGAGGGGTGAAAATACACCAGATCAATTTAAATGACCGGGCTTTATTGGCATCCCCTTACTTTTTTATTCAGCCCAACGATATCCTTTATTTGAAACCAATGAAAATAAGGCAGGTAGGTAATGCTAATAATGTTTCATCCTCTCTGCAATTAGGATTGGGATTTATTGGCTCTATATTATTTCTTTTGGCTTTAATCCAAAATTAG